A portion of the Lolium rigidum isolate FL_2022 chromosome 1, APGP_CSIRO_Lrig_0.1, whole genome shotgun sequence genome contains these proteins:
- the LOC124684463 gene encoding patatin-like protein 3, whose product MATSALALLDQTLPFGGGGGSDRLSKEIFSILESNFLFGAQTPELGAGRVRVLSIDGGADGGLLAAAALVRLERQLQELSGNPAARVADYFDLAAGSGAGGFLAAALFARRMTAEQARDVVAKNRKVFSGRAGRSGLFSSRPEAVFKKVFGDLTVRDAAKPLLIPCYDMATAAPFVFSRADAVEAEAFDFPLWQVCAAACGVGPAEVASLDGRTRLRTAGGGGAGMANPTSVAVTHVLHNKQEFPFAAGASDLIVLSLGGNAASDHRTSSSSSILRIASACQADMVDQAVSMAFGENRATNYIRIQGNGIAAGATAEAAMAERGVESVLFRGKKLMPETNGERLDGVAEQLVREHHRRMDSKTPVVLIKPSATPRTSSSSASTLITVSSSESP is encoded by the exons ATGGCGACCTCCGCGCTAGCGCTGCTCGATCAGACTCTGCcgttcggcggcggcggtggctcggACAGGCTCAGCAAGGAGATTTTCTCCATCCTGGAATCCAACTTCCTGTTCGGCGCGCAGACACCGGAGCTAGGCGCGGGCCGCGTGCGCGTGCTCTCCATCGACGGGGGCGCGGACGGCGGCTTACTGGCCGCGGCCGCCCTCGTCAGGCTCGAGCGACAGCTGCAGGAGCTGTCCGGCAACCCGGCCGCGCGCGTCGCGGACTACTTCGACCTGGCAGCCGGGTCCGGCGCCGGCGGGTTCCTCGCGGCGGCGCTTTTCGCGCGCCGGATGACCGCGGAGCAGGCGCGCGACGTCGTGGCCAAGAACCGGAAGGTGTTCTCCGGTCGCGCTGGCCGCAGCGGGCTCTTCTCCTCGCGGCCGGAGGCGGTGTTCAAGAAGGTGTTCGGGGACCTCACCGTGAGGGACGCGGCCAAGCCGCTGCTGATCCCCTGCTACGACATGGCCACGGCGGCGCCGTTCGTCTTCTCCCGCGCCGACGCCGTCGAGGCCGAGGCGTTCGACTTCCCGCTCTGGCAGGTCTGCGCGGCGGCCTGCGGCGTTGGGCCGGCCGAGGTGGCGTCCCTTGATGGGCGGACCAGATTGCGCACCGCCGGCGGGGGCGGCGCGGGCATGGCCAACCCGACGTCCGTGGCCGTCACCCACGTGCTCCACAACAAGCAGGAGTTCCCCTTCGCCGCCGGCGCCAGCGACCTCATCGTTCTCTCGCTCGGCGGGAACGCTGCCTCGGACCACCGCACGTCCTCGTCCTCTAGCATCCTCCGCATCGCCAGCGCGTGCCAGGCCGACATG GTGGACCAAGCCGTATCAATGGCGTTTGGAGAGAACAGAGCAACCAACTACATCCGCATCCAG GGCAACGGCATTGCTGCcggggcgacggcggaggcggcgatGGCGGAGCGGGGGGTGGAGTCGGTGCTGTTCCGGGGCAAGAAGCTGATGCCGGAGACCAACGGCGAGCGGCTGGACGGCGTGGCGGAGCAGCTGGTGCGGGAGCACCACCGGAGGATGGACAGCAAGACGCCCGTCGTGCTCATCAAACCGTCGGCGACACCCCggacgtcgtcctcgtcggcgtcCACGCTCATCACCGTCTCCTCCTCGGAGTCGCCCTGA